A genome region from Proteus vulgaris includes the following:
- the cysA gene encoding sulfate/thiosulfate ABC transporter ATP-binding protein CysA, which yields MSIEINSVTKYFDRTEVLHDVTLDVASGEMVALLGPSGSGKTTLLRIIAGLEHQTQGSIRFEGQDVSQLHARDRKVGFVFQHYALFRHMTVFENIAFGLTVLPRRERPNKEVIHKKVQQLLEMIQLPHLAQRYPAQLSGGQKQRVALARALAVEPQILLLDEPFGALDAKVRTELRRWLRELHEELKFTSVFVTHDQQEAMEVADRIVIMGNGKIEQVGTPQEVWQSPKSRFVLEFLGDVNHLQGEINGAQLQIGGYHLPLSVTPLYQGSVDVFLRPWEIALSVNANSVCRLPVKVIEASPRGHYWQLILQPLGWSETPITAVWNDISSAPIKGNTYYMGGAQARLYTADTPLNTVSLAYTA from the coding sequence ATGAGTATTGAAATTAATAGTGTCACAAAATATTTTGATCGCACTGAGGTGTTGCATGATGTCACCCTTGATGTGGCTTCAGGTGAAATGGTTGCACTGTTAGGGCCTTCAGGATCAGGGAAAACAACACTCTTGCGTATTATTGCCGGCCTTGAACATCAAACCCAAGGAAGTATTCGTTTCGAAGGGCAGGATGTGAGTCAATTACACGCGAGGGATCGTAAAGTCGGTTTTGTTTTTCAGCATTATGCGCTGTTTCGTCATATGACCGTATTTGAGAATATCGCTTTTGGTTTAACAGTATTACCTCGACGAGAGCGTCCTAATAAAGAAGTGATACATAAAAAAGTGCAGCAGTTGTTAGAGATGATCCAATTGCCTCATTTAGCGCAACGTTATCCAGCACAATTATCGGGTGGGCAAAAACAGCGTGTCGCTTTAGCAAGAGCTTTGGCTGTTGAACCTCAAATTTTACTGCTTGATGAGCCTTTTGGTGCTTTAGATGCCAAAGTCAGAACAGAATTACGTCGTTGGTTACGTGAATTGCATGAAGAGCTTAAATTTACCAGTGTCTTTGTTACTCATGATCAACAAGAAGCGATGGAAGTGGCTGATCGCATTGTGATTATGGGGAATGGTAAAATAGAGCAAGTGGGGACACCACAAGAAGTGTGGCAATCACCAAAAAGTCGCTTTGTTTTAGAGTTTTTAGGTGATGTTAATCATCTACAAGGTGAAATTAATGGCGCTCAATTACAGATTGGGGGATATCACTTGCCATTATCGGTGACACCGCTTTATCAAGGTTCAGTAGATGTGTTTTTACGTCCTTGGGAGATCGCATTAAGTGTAAATGCCAATAGTGTTTGTCGATTACCCGTAAAGGTTATTGAGGCATCACCAAGAGGGCATTATTGGCAGTTAATTTTACAGCCATTAGGATGGAGTGAAACACCTATTACTGCTGTTTGGAATGATATTTCTTCAGCACCAATAAAAGGAAATACTTACTATATGGGCGGTGCTCAAGCCCGTTTATATACGGCAGATACTCCCTTAAATACGGTATCATTAGCCTATACCGCCTAA
- the cysW gene encoding sulfate/thiosulfate ABC transporter permease CysW — protein MSDIMQQRSVYRRQIDWVKWGLILTGVVLSILFLVVPIAWIFMTAFSKGVEIFTENLLDSDMLHAVWLTVLIAVITVPINMLFGVSMAWLVTRFRFPGRQLLMTLIDIPFAVSPVVAGLLYLLFYGSNGWAGQWLSQFDIQLMFSWPGMVLVTVFVTCPFVVRELVPVMMSQGSQEDEAAVLLGASGWKMFWRVTLPNIRWALLYGVVLTNARAIGEFGAVSVVSGAIRGETYSLPLQVELLHQDYNTVGAFTAAALLAMMAIFTLMFKSALQWHLARQQ, from the coding sequence ATGTCAGATATTATGCAACAACGCTCGGTATATCGTCGCCAAATTGATTGGGTCAAATGGGGATTAATCCTTACAGGCGTTGTGTTATCCATTTTATTTTTAGTTGTGCCTATTGCGTGGATCTTTATGACTGCGTTTTCAAAAGGCGTTGAAATATTTACTGAGAACTTATTAGACAGCGATATGTTACATGCTGTCTGGTTAACGGTACTCATCGCGGTAATTACTGTACCTATCAATATGTTGTTCGGTGTCAGCATGGCATGGCTGGTTACGCGCTTTCGTTTTCCGGGGCGTCAGTTATTAATGACATTGATTGATATTCCATTTGCCGTGTCCCCAGTCGTTGCTGGATTACTCTATCTGCTTTTTTACGGTAGCAATGGTTGGGCTGGGCAATGGTTATCACAATTTGATATCCAACTTATGTTTTCATGGCCGGGTATGGTATTAGTGACAGTATTTGTCACTTGCCCTTTTGTCGTGAGAGAACTGGTACCCGTGATGATGAGCCAAGGTAGCCAAGAAGATGAAGCCGCCGTGTTGTTAGGCGCGAGTGGTTGGAAGATGTTTTGGCGAGTGACATTACCGAATATTCGCTGGGCATTGTTATATGGAGTGGTATTAACCAACGCCAGAGCGATTGGTGAGTTTGGTGCGGTTTCTGTGGTATCTGGCGCGATTCGCGGCGAAACTTATTCACTACCGTTACAAGTTGAATTACTGCATCAAGATTACAATACCGTTGGTGCATTTACTGCGGCTGCATTACTCGCGATGATGGCAATTTTCACCTTAATGTTTAAAAGTGCTTTGCAATGGCATTTAGCCCGTCAGCAATGA
- the cysT gene encoding sulfate/thiosulfate ABC transporter permease CysT has protein sequence MFITTSKRVLPGFGLSLGGTLFYTCLILLLPMSALVVQLSDMSWSQYWAVITHPQIVAAYKVTLLAAAVASIFNAIFGMLLAWIMTRYRFPGRQLLDGLMDLPFALPTAVAGLTLATLFSTQGWYGFVLDKFDIKVINTWIGIAVAMAFTSLPFVVRTVQPVLEELGPEYEEAAETLGASRWQAFRKVVLPELSPALIAGTALSFTRSLGEFGAVIFIAGNIAWQTEVVSLMIFIRLQEFDYPAASAVASVILLVSLVLLFSINGLQSRFGQRLRGH, from the coding sequence ATGTTTATCACAACCAGCAAACGGGTATTACCAGGATTTGGATTAAGTTTAGGTGGAACACTGTTTTACACCTGCTTGATCTTACTGTTACCAATGAGTGCGCTGGTTGTGCAACTTTCTGATATGAGTTGGTCTCAATATTGGGCGGTGATAACGCATCCTCAAATTGTGGCTGCTTATAAAGTCACACTATTAGCCGCAGCCGTTGCCAGTATTTTTAATGCTATTTTTGGTATGTTGCTTGCGTGGATCATGACTCGGTACCGCTTTCCTGGTAGACAACTACTTGATGGCTTAATGGATCTGCCTTTCGCTTTACCTACGGCTGTGGCTGGCTTGACGCTTGCAACTCTTTTTTCAACACAAGGCTGGTACGGTTTTGTCTTGGATAAATTTGATATCAAGGTCATTAATACATGGATTGGTATTGCCGTTGCTATGGCTTTTACCAGCTTACCTTTTGTCGTAAGAACGGTACAGCCCGTTCTTGAAGAGTTAGGCCCAGAGTATGAAGAAGCGGCTGAGACGTTAGGCGCGAGTCGTTGGCAGGCTTTTCGTAAGGTTGTATTACCAGAGTTATCACCAGCACTCATAGCAGGAACTGCACTTTCTTTTACGCGCAGTTTAGGTGAGTTTGGCGCCGTTATTTTTATTGCTGGTAATATTGCATGGCAAACCGAAGTCGTTTCTTTAATGATTTTTATTCGATTGCAAGAATTTGATTATCCTGCGGCAAGTGCCGTTGCGTCTGTGATTTTACTTGTTTCATTAGTCTTACTGTTTTCAATTAATGGATTACAAAGCCGATTTGGTCAACGTTTGAGGGGGCATTGA
- the cysP gene encoding thiosulfate ABC transporter substrate-binding protein CysP → MKKNTIRTFALQATTALSLVVSSYAGAAQLLNSSYDIARELFTQLNSDFKTQWDAQHPNDKVTIKQSHAGSSKQALAILQGLPADVVTYNQVTDVQILHDKGKLIPADWQQRLPNNSSPYYSTMAYLVRKGNPKNITSWEDLTREDVKVVFPNPKTSGNGRYTYLAAWGAFEKAYGNDEKTQEAMKKFLKNVEVFDTGGRGATTSFIERGLGDVLISFESEVNNIRQQYGEDEYQVIVPPVDILAEFPVTWIDKNVQRNDTETLAKSYLTYLYSPRAQEIITQFNYRVNDKSVMGKKAAQFPATSLFTIEEVFGDWNNVMKTHFTTDGMLDKLLAQGRQ, encoded by the coding sequence AAGAAAAATACAATCAGAACGTTTGCATTACAAGCAACCACCGCATTGTCTTTGGTTGTGAGTAGTTATGCAGGAGCGGCTCAATTACTTAATAGCTCTTACGATATCGCAAGAGAGTTATTCACACAGCTAAATAGCGATTTTAAAACACAGTGGGATGCTCAACATCCTAACGACAAAGTCACCATAAAACAATCGCATGCAGGATCTTCTAAGCAGGCACTTGCAATATTGCAAGGTTTACCCGCAGATGTAGTGACCTATAACCAAGTCACAGATGTGCAAATTCTACATGACAAAGGCAAATTAATTCCTGCTGATTGGCAACAACGACTTCCCAATAATAGCTCTCCCTATTATTCCACCATGGCATATTTAGTACGCAAAGGAAATCCAAAGAACATTACTTCATGGGAAGATTTAACGCGTGAAGATGTCAAAGTGGTTTTCCCTAATCCTAAAACATCGGGTAATGGTCGTTATACCTATTTAGCGGCGTGGGGGGCTTTTGAAAAAGCGTATGGTAATGATGAAAAAACACAAGAAGCAATGAAAAAATTTCTCAAGAATGTTGAGGTGTTTGATACAGGGGGCCGTGGCGCAACAACCTCTTTTATTGAACGTGGACTTGGGGATGTTTTGATCAGTTTTGAATCTGAAGTTAATAATATTCGTCAACAATATGGAGAAGATGAATATCAAGTGATTGTACCACCTGTTGATATCTTAGCTGAGTTTCCGGTTACTTGGATTGATAAAAATGTTCAGCGTAATGACACCGAAACACTGGCAAAATCCTATCTAACTTATTTATACAGTCCCAGAGCACAAGAGATCATCACGCAATTTAATTATCGTGTAAATGATAAATCTGTTATGGGTAAAAAAGCAGCACAATTCCCAGCAACGTCACTATTTACGATTGAAGAGGTATTTGGTGACTGGAATAACGTGATGAAAACACATTTCACGACAGATGGCATGCTAGATAAATTGTTAGCGCAAGGACGTCAATAA